The Canis aureus isolate CA01 chromosome 9, VMU_Caureus_v.1.0, whole genome shotgun sequence genome has a segment encoding these proteins:
- the LOC144320862 gene encoding acyl-coenzyme A thioesterase 1, with protein MVASAGAILRASGLRRWGFLPRTPKLWAGARGSATVSLEPAGRCAWDEPVRISVRGLAPGQPVTLRASLRDERGALFRAHARYRADDRGLLDLARAPALGGSFVGLEPMGLLWALEPEKPLVRLVKRDVQTPFAVELEVLDGHEPDAGRLLGRALHERHFLRPGVRRVPVRAGRVRGALFLPPEPGPFPGIVDIYGVGSGLLEYRASLLAGKGFAVMALAYHNYEDLPKGLEILHLEYFEEAVNYLLDHPQVKGPGVGLLGSSKGGELCLSMASFLKGITASVIINGSVANVGGTLHYKDEILPPVGLDSNRMRVTKDGLADILDVLNSPLEGADQKSFIPVERAESAFLFLVGLDDHNWKSEFYANEASKRLQAHGREQPQIICYPMAGHYIEPPYFPMCRASLHTLVGGPVIWGGEPRAHAMAQMDAWKQLQTFFHKHLGGEK; from the exons ATGGTGGCCTCCGCCGGCGCTATTCTGCGAGCCTCGGGACTCCGCCGATGGGGCTTCCTGCCGAGGACTCCAAAGCTGTGGGCAGGGGCCCGAGGCTCGGCGACGGTGAGCCTGGAGCCCGCGGGCCGCTGCGCCTGGGACGAGCCGGTGCGCATCTCCGTGCGCGGCCTGGCCCCGGGACAGCCCGTCACGCTGCGCGCGTCCCTGCGCGACGAGAGGGGCGCGCTCTTCCGGGCCCACGCGCGCTACCGGGCGGACGACCGCGGCCTCCTGGACCTGGCGCGCGCGCCCGCGCTGGGCGGCAGCTTCGTGGGGCTCGAGCCCATGGGGCTGCTCTGGGCCCTGGAGCCCGAGAAGCCCTTGGTGCGGCTGGTGAAGCGGGACGTGCAGACGCCCTTCGCCGTGGAGCTGGAGGTGCTGGACGGCCACGAGCCCGACGCCGGGCGGCTCCTGGGCCGGGCGCTGCACGAGCGCCACTTCCTGCGGCCCGGGGTGCGGCGGGTGCCGGTGCGCGCGGGCCGGGTGCGCGGCGCGCTCTTCCTGCCCCCAG AACCTGGGCCCTTTCCAGGGATTGTGGACATTTACGGAGTTGGAAGTGGCCTTCTGGAATATCGAGCTAGTCTGTTGGCTGGCAAGGGTTTTGCTGTGATGGCTCTGGCTTACCATAACTATGAAGATCTCCCCAAGGGCCTGGAGATCCTCCATCTGGAGTACTTTGAAGAAGCTGTGAACTACCTTCTGGATCACCCTCAG GTAAAGGGTCCGGGAGTCGGGCTGCTTGGCAGTTCCAAAGGAGGTGAGCTCTGCCTCTCCATGGCCTCATTTCTGAAGGGCATCACTGCCTCCGTCATAATCAATGGCTCCGTGGCCAATGTTGGGGGAACCTTACACTACAAGGATGAGATCCTGCCCCCTGTGGGCCTAGACTCAAATCGAATGAGGGTGACCAAAGACGGCTTGGCAGACATTTTGGATGTCCTGAATAGCCCGTTGGAAGGAGCTGACCAGAAGAGTTTCATTCCCGTGGAAAGGGCTGAGAGTGCCTTCCTGTTCCTTGTAGGTCTGGATGACCACAACTGGAAGAGTGAATTCTATGCTAACGAGGCCTCTAAGCGCTTACAGGCCCATGGTAGGGAGCAGCCCCAGATCATCTGTTACCCTATGGCAGGACACTACATTGAGCCTCCTTACTTCCCCATGTGCCGGGCTTCCCTACACACCTTGGTGGGTGGTCCTGTCATCTGGGGAGGGGAGCCCAGGGCTCATGCCATGGCCCAGATGGATGCTTGGAAGCAGCTCCAGACTTTCTTCCACAAACACTTGGGTGGGGAAAAGTAA